In the Silurus meridionalis isolate SWU-2019-XX chromosome 6, ASM1480568v1, whole genome shotgun sequence genome, one interval contains:
- the LOC124387487 gene encoding E3 ubiquitin-protein ligase TRIM47-like, with the protein MDEEIDTSPDVACYACTGRKRKAEQSCLQSLASYCVDHLDMHNVLHLNAKRHKLVGATGRFEERLCPEHDKLMELELGSIKKDINDRIKTRQRETKELKQATEAFQTSARQAVEDNENSFTELIHSIETRQREVKELILAREKAAVEKAKEFLERLPSEICDLKRGIVNSSSLKGSFRQTTASIFYNAFCPLQHLLHPCPPLFSSSVHTLRLISPLKPSWTS; encoded by the exons ATGGATGAAGAAATAGACACATCGCCAGATGTTGCGTGTTATGCATGCACAGGAAGGAAGCGTAAAGCAGAGCAGTCGTGTTTGCAGTCTCTGGCTTCGTACTGCGTGGACCATTTGGATATGCACAATGTTTTGCACCTGAACGCCAAGAGACACAAGCTGGTGGGGGCTACAGGAAGATTCGAAGAGCGTCTGTGTCCCGAGCACGACAAGCTAATGGAG TTGGAGCTCGGGAGCATAAAGAAAGACATTAACGACAGGATTAAAACCCGACAGCGTGAAACAAAAGAATTAAAACAAGCGACTGAGGCGTTCCag aCCTCAGCCAGGCAGGCTGTCGAAGACAATgagaacagctttacagagcTGATCCACTCCATTGAGACTAGACAGCGTGAGGTGAAGGAGTTGATCCTGGCTAGAGAAAAAGCTGCCGTGGAGAAGGCTAAGGAATTTTTGGAGAGGCTGCCATCAGAGATCTGCGATCTGAAGAGGGGGATTGTAAACTCCAGCAGCTTGAAAGGCTCTTTCAGGCAGACAACGGCGTCCATTTTTTACAA CGCATTCTGTCCACTCCAGCACTTACTTCATCCCTGCCCTCCCCTGTTCTCTTCGTCCGTCCATACTCTTCGTTTGATCTCGCCTCTGAAGCCGTCTTGGACCTCGTAA
- the c6h22orf39 gene encoding UPF0545 protein C22orf39 homolog has protein sequence MGETPLPWRPPRSCDVYWAEFGHCKSLHHRFHHYYTYGTSPVCLQWKNDYEACREWERNRSPHAKESLQMSERNRVSEQKNLTTFWEMRQKPPADWHLPLDEDKIKDS, from the exons ATGGGAGAGACGCCGTTACCTTGGCGA CCGCCACGCTCTTGTGATGTTTACTGGGCCGAATTCGGGCACTGCAAAAGTTTACACCACCGTTTCCATCACTACTACACATACGGCACGTCGCCCGTCTGCCTGCAGTGGAAAAACGACTACGAAGCTTGCAGAGAGTGGGAGAGGAACCGCAGTCCACACGCCAAG gagaGTCTTCAGATGAGCGAAAGGAATCGAGTGTCTGAACAGAAGAACTTGACTACATTTTGGGAGATGAGGCAAAAACCACCGGCTGACTGGCATCTACCACTTGACGAGGACAAAATAAAAGATTCTTGA